Proteins from a genomic interval of Procambarus clarkii isolate CNS0578487 chromosome 45, FALCON_Pclarkii_2.0, whole genome shotgun sequence:
- the LOC123770191 gene encoding uncharacterized protein has protein sequence MKSVCLLMFLCVSLVNAEDSVTGSASGPAGTPPPASNGAAAGGSTFDPPQRFHDSSESHESHEFIPGCVKTAACIAASGKCQSAPCTVQQKRVHGGCTGSVCNCCAPRGCDPQPKCKKSGGFCALACGPGLQVLPGGCTGTCSCCARPCGTSDECEDWHGVCQRQRCAPGQRELLDACPGQGCRCCSPAGPIRNVESNSTIGEVINVETGEEGSDVTQSNEEEEEEDEEEEDEDESVDSN, from the exons ATGAAGTCGGTGTGTTTGTTGATGTTCTTGTGCGTCTCCCTGGTGAACGCGGAGGACAGCGTGACCGGATCCGCGTCCGGGCCCGCGGGAACACCGCCACCCGCCAGCAACGGAGCAGCTGCTG GTGGCTCGACCTTCGATCCACCACAACGCTTTCATGACTCCAGCGAATCTCACGAATCACATGAATTCATACCAG GTTGCGTCAAAACTGCGGCCTGCATCGCTGCCAGTGGGAAGTGTCAAAGTGCACCGTGTACTGTGCAGCAGAAGAGGGTCCACGGAGGTTGCACAGGAAGTGTGTGCAACTGCTGTGCCCCCAGAG GTTGTGACCCTCAACCTAAATGCAAGAAATCTGGAGGATTTTGTGCCCTAGCGTGCGGGCCCGGCCTGCAAGTGCTCCCAGGGGGCTGCACCGGAACGTGCAGCTGCTGTGCTAGAC CGTGTGGCACGTCTGACGAGTGTGAGGACTGGCATGGTGTCTGCCAGCGACAAAGGTGTGCCCCCGGACAGAGAGAGCTTCTAGATGCCTGTCCAGGACAAGGCTGTCGGTGTTGTTCACCTGCCG GTCCAATCCGTAATGTTGAAAGTAACAGTACTATTGGTGAAGTGATCAACGTGGAAACAGGAGAAGAGGGAAGCGATGTGACTCAATctaatgaagaagaagaagaggaggatgaggaagaggaagatgaggACGAGTCTGTGGATTCAAACTAG